Proteins from a genomic interval of Bos mutus isolate GX-2022 chromosome 15, NWIPB_WYAK_1.1, whole genome shotgun sequence:
- the LOC106701084 gene encoding olfactory receptor 4C3D — protein sequence MDFFRLPNNVTEFVLLGLTQNPHLQKVLFVVFLFIFLFTVLANLFIVITISLSPTLSTPMYFFLTHLSLLDASLTSVSTPKMTFDLLHQRRTISWGGCLTQLFMEHFLGASEVIVLTVMAYDRYVAICKPLHYKTIMRQGLCQLLVVVAWIGGILHASVQILFTTDLTFCGPNVIDHFMCDFFSLLEISCSGTYRLGMVVAANTGGMALLIFLLLLISYIVILSSLKSHSSEGRRKALSTCGSHFTVVVLFFGPCIFTYTRPVATYPADKLVTVFYGILTPLLNPIIYTVRNTEVKNAMRSLLKKRVT from the coding sequence ATGGATTTCTTCAGGCTTCCCAACAATGTGACGGAATTTGTTCTCCTGGGACTCACACAGAATCCACACTTGCAGAAAGTACTCTTCGTTGtctttctgttcattttcctGTTCACTGTCCTGGCCAATCTTTTCATCGTCATCACCATCTCTCTCAGCCCCACGCTTTCCACtcccatgtacttctttctcaccCATTTGTCCTTGTTAGATGCTTCCTTGACCTCTGTCAGCACCCCTAAAATGACTTTTGACCTGCTGCACCAGAGGAGAACCATCTCCTGGGGAGGCTGCCTGACTCAGCTCTTTATGGAGCACTTCCTGGGAGCATCAGAGGTCATCGTCCTCACcgtcatggcctatgaccgctatgtggccatctgcaagcctctGCACTACAAGACCATCATGCGACAGGGGCTCTGCCAGCTCCTGGTGGTGGTGGCCTGGATAGGggggatcctgcatgcctcagtgCAGATTCTCTTCACCACAGACTTGACCTTCTGTGGTCCCAATGTCATCGATCACTTCATGTGTGATTTCTTCTCACTGTTGGAAATTTCCTGCAGCGGCACCTACAGGCTTGGAATGGTGGTGGCCGCTAACACTGGGGGCATGGCCTTGctcatttttcttctgcttctcattTCCTACATAGTCATCCTGAGCTCCCTGAAATCCCATAGCTCTGAAGGACGACGCAAAGCCCTCTCTACATGTGGCTCCCACTTTACAGTAGTGGTGCTCTTTTTTGGACCATGTATATTCACTTACACACGTCCTGTGGCCACTTACCCTGCAGACAAGTTGGTGACAGTGTTTTATGGAATCCTCACGCCCTTGTTAAATCCTATCATTTACACAGTGAGAAACACAGAAGTGAAAAATGCCATGAGGAGTTTGTTAAAGAAGAGAGTGACTTAA